One stretch of Actinacidiphila sp. DG2A-62 DNA includes these proteins:
- a CDS encoding amidohydrolase: MVVDGGTVAWVGSEGAADSFADGVDAVVHLDGALVAPAFTDAHVHVTATGLALTGLDLGDARSLPEALERIAAHAAARPGDRVLLGHGWDETRWPERRAPGREELDRAAGGRPLYLSRTDVHSAAVTTALLDLVPGVRDLPGYDPDGPLTRDAHHAVRRAAHGAITPEQRAAAQRAALAHAASRGIGTLHECAGPDISSEEDLTALLALAAGQDGRQDPAGPRVIGYWAQAATGSADLDRLRDLGAVGAGGDLFVDGSLGSRTAHLHAPYADAPGTGIAHLDADTIARHLLVCTRAGVQAGFHAIGDAAIDAVVAGARAAAEELGLARVRALRHRVEHAELMSRESIAAFADLGLVASVQPAFDAAWGGAEGMYAQRLGAERAAALNPYAAMTRAGVPLVLGSDSPVTPLDPWGAVRAAAFHRTPEHRISARAAFNAHTRGGWRAVGRDDAGVLVPGAPADYAVWSVGDLVVQAPDERVANWSTDPRSGTPGLPDLTPGGPLPTALRTVVGGRTVYAGPNG; encoded by the coding sequence ATGGTCGTCGACGGCGGCACGGTCGCCTGGGTCGGCTCGGAGGGCGCCGCGGACTCCTTCGCGGACGGCGTGGACGCGGTGGTGCACCTGGACGGCGCGCTGGTCGCACCGGCGTTCACCGACGCCCACGTGCACGTCACCGCCACCGGATTGGCGCTGACCGGTCTGGACCTCGGCGACGCCCGCTCGCTGCCCGAGGCGCTGGAGCGGATCGCCGCGCACGCCGCCGCCCGGCCCGGCGACCGCGTCCTGCTCGGCCACGGCTGGGACGAGACGCGCTGGCCGGAGCGGCGCGCGCCGGGCCGCGAGGAGCTGGACCGGGCGGCCGGCGGCCGGCCGCTCTACCTGAGCCGCACCGACGTGCACTCCGCCGCCGTCACCACCGCGCTGCTCGACCTGGTGCCCGGGGTCCGCGACCTGCCCGGGTACGACCCCGACGGGCCGCTGACCCGCGACGCCCACCACGCCGTGCGGCGCGCCGCCCACGGCGCGATCACGCCCGAGCAGCGGGCCGCCGCCCAGCGCGCGGCACTCGCGCACGCCGCCTCGCGCGGCATCGGCACCCTGCACGAGTGCGCGGGCCCCGACATCTCCTCCGAGGAGGACCTGACCGCGCTGCTCGCGCTGGCCGCCGGGCAGGACGGCCGCCAGGACCCCGCCGGGCCCCGGGTGATCGGCTACTGGGCGCAGGCCGCGACCGGGTCCGCCGACCTGGACCGACTCCGCGACCTCGGCGCGGTCGGCGCCGGCGGCGACCTCTTCGTGGACGGCTCCCTCGGCTCGCGCACCGCCCACCTGCACGCGCCCTACGCCGACGCGCCCGGCACCGGCATCGCCCACCTGGACGCCGACACCATCGCCCGGCACCTGCTGGTGTGCACGCGGGCCGGCGTCCAGGCCGGCTTCCACGCCATCGGCGACGCCGCGATCGACGCCGTCGTGGCCGGCGCGCGGGCCGCCGCCGAGGAGCTGGGCCTGGCCCGGGTGCGCGCGCTGCGGCACCGCGTGGAGCACGCCGAGCTGATGTCGCGGGAGTCCATCGCCGCCTTCGCCGACCTCGGCCTGGTCGCCTCGGTGCAGCCCGCCTTCGACGCCGCGTGGGGCGGCGCGGAGGGCATGTACGCGCAGCGGCTGGGCGCGGAGCGGGCCGCGGCCCTCAATCCGTACGCGGCGATGACCCGCGCCGGGGTGCCGCTGGTGCTCGGCTCGGACAGTCCGGTCACGCCGCTCGACCCGTGGGGCGCGGTGCGCGCCGCGGCCTTCCACCGCACACCGGAGCACCGGATCTCCGCCCGCGCCGCGTTCAACGCGCACACCCGCGGCGGCTGGCGGGCCGTCGGCCGCGACGACGCGGGCGTCCTGGTGCCCGGCGCGCCCGCCGACTACGCGGTCTGGAGCGTCGGCGACCTGGTCGTCCAGGCCCCCGACGAACGGGTCGCCAACTGGTCGACCGACCCCCGCTCCGGCACCCCCGGCCTGCCCGACCTCACCCCCGGCGGTCCGCTGCCGACCGCGCTGCGCACGGTGGTGGGCGGACGGACCGTGTACGCGGGTCCGAACGGGTGA
- a CDS encoding Lrp/AsnC family transcriptional regulator, protein MEELDRHIVELLVADGRMSYTDLGKATGLSTSAVHQRVRRLEQRGVIRGYAAIVDPEAVGLSLTAFISVKPFDPSAPDDIADRLAEITEIEACHSVAGDENYILKVRVATPIELEHLLGRIRTLAGVSTRTTVVLSTPYESRPPRV, encoded by the coding sequence GTGGAGGAGCTGGACCGGCACATCGTGGAACTTCTCGTCGCCGACGGGCGGATGAGCTACACCGATCTGGGCAAGGCGACGGGCCTGTCCACCTCGGCGGTGCACCAGCGCGTGCGCAGGCTGGAGCAGCGCGGCGTGATCCGCGGCTACGCGGCCATCGTCGACCCGGAGGCGGTGGGCCTGTCGCTGACCGCGTTCATCTCGGTCAAGCCCTTCGACCCCAGCGCCCCCGACGACATCGCCGACCGGCTGGCCGAGATCACCGAGATCGAGGCGTGCCACAGCGTCGCGGGCGACGAGAACTACATCCTGAAGGTCAGGGTCGCCACCCCGATCGAGCTGGAGCACCTGCTCGGCCGCATCCGCACCCTGGCCGGCGTCTCCACCCGCACCACGGTGGTGCTCTCCACGCCCTACGAGTCCCGGCCGCCGCGCGTCTGA
- the lnt gene encoding apolipoprotein N-acyltransferase produces MGLRPDPTPRLRPQSRPAATLPEDAEATAPDSQEAPQEAPQAAPPGSAPHPAAAPGTPAAGAAPEPARGRRAVWAARRARFAVTARAAAPSSAVAAALGLAMAASFPPYDVWPLSIVSVAGLSVLLRGRTVRQGAWLGFAFAFPFFLWLLVWLRSVIWIAVVVLSGVEALYFVAMTALIVVCGRLRGWPLWTACLWVAQELVRDRLPFGGFPWGRLAFANTGSPYTPLAALGGAPLVSFAVALSGTLLAAAVLAAHRQVRGGLPRTLRAALPGAGALLLSAAVFCAGLFVPVHTDADGHVRIAVVQGNVQQPGLHFLGRPMKILDNHVQATLKLAADIKAGRTPKPDLVLWPENSSDLDPFRNPAAYYKIAEAVQAVGVPVLVGVLVDGPDKDHVQNEGIVWDPVTGPGAHYTKQHPVPFGEYVPFRKELTKVVPMLNEIPRDFYPGKDTGVLQIGPARLGDVICFEVAYDGIVRDTVNAGARAIVVQTNNATYGRTGQPQQQLAMSRLRAIEHGRAVVTAATSGISAIVAPDGKIEQRSAEFTQQVLSADIPLRDEKTVADRVGAAPEWTLAMVGLLSCAAAVALGRRDRTGTAKGQ; encoded by the coding sequence GTGGGCCTGCGCCCCGATCCCACCCCCCGGCTGCGCCCGCAGTCCCGCCCCGCGGCGACGCTCCCCGAGGACGCGGAAGCGACCGCCCCGGACTCGCAGGAGGCCCCGCAGGAGGCCCCGCAGGCCGCCCCGCCCGGCTCGGCCCCGCACCCGGCGGCCGCACCGGGCACACCGGCCGCGGGAGCCGCCCCCGAGCCTGCCCGGGGCCGCCGCGCCGTCTGGGCCGCGCGGCGGGCGCGCTTCGCCGTCACCGCCCGCGCCGCCGCGCCCAGCAGCGCCGTCGCCGCCGCCCTCGGCCTGGCGATGGCCGCCTCCTTCCCGCCCTACGACGTGTGGCCGCTGTCGATCGTCTCCGTCGCGGGCCTGTCGGTGCTGCTGCGCGGCCGTACGGTGCGCCAGGGCGCCTGGCTGGGCTTCGCCTTCGCCTTCCCCTTCTTCCTGTGGCTGCTGGTCTGGCTGCGCTCGGTGATCTGGATCGCCGTCGTGGTGCTGTCCGGCGTCGAGGCGCTGTACTTCGTCGCCATGACCGCGCTGATCGTGGTCTGCGGGCGGCTGCGCGGCTGGCCGCTGTGGACCGCGTGCCTGTGGGTCGCGCAGGAACTGGTGCGCGACCGGCTGCCGTTCGGCGGCTTCCCCTGGGGTCGGCTGGCCTTCGCCAACACCGGCTCCCCGTACACCCCGCTGGCCGCGCTCGGCGGCGCGCCGCTGGTCAGCTTCGCGGTGGCGCTCAGCGGCACCCTGCTGGCCGCCGCCGTGCTCGCCGCCCACCGGCAGGTGCGCGGCGGCCTGCCGCGCACGCTGCGGGCCGCGCTGCCCGGCGCCGGCGCGCTGCTGCTGTCCGCCGCGGTCTTCTGCGCCGGGCTGTTCGTGCCGGTGCACACCGACGCCGACGGGCACGTGCGGATCGCCGTCGTCCAGGGCAACGTGCAGCAGCCCGGCCTGCACTTCCTCGGCCGCCCGATGAAGATCCTGGACAACCACGTGCAGGCCACCCTGAAGCTCGCCGCCGACATCAAGGCCGGCCGCACCCCCAAGCCCGACCTGGTGCTGTGGCCGGAGAACTCCTCCGACCTCGACCCCTTCCGCAACCCCGCCGCGTACTACAAGATCGCCGAGGCCGTGCAGGCGGTCGGCGTGCCGGTGCTGGTCGGCGTCCTGGTCGACGGCCCCGACAAGGACCACGTGCAGAACGAGGGCATCGTCTGGGACCCGGTCACCGGGCCCGGCGCCCACTACACCAAGCAGCACCCGGTGCCGTTCGGCGAGTACGTGCCGTTCCGCAAGGAGCTGACCAAGGTCGTCCCGATGCTCAACGAGATCCCGCGGGACTTCTACCCCGGCAAGGACACCGGGGTGCTGCAGATCGGCCCCGCCCGGCTCGGCGACGTCATCTGCTTCGAGGTCGCCTACGACGGCATCGTGCGCGACACCGTCAACGCCGGCGCCCGCGCGATCGTCGTGCAGACCAACAACGCCACCTACGGCCGCACCGGGCAGCCCCAGCAGCAGCTGGCGATGTCCCGGCTGCGCGCCATCGAGCACGGGCGGGCCGTCGTCACCGCCGCGACCAGCGGGATCAGCGCGATCGTCGCGCCGGATGGGAAGATCGAACAGCGCAGCGCGGAGTTCACCCAGCAGGTGCTGAGCGCGGACATCCCGCTGCGCGACGAGAAGACCGTCGCCGACCGCGTCGGCGCCGCTCCGGAGTGGACTCTCGCTATGGTGGGGCTCCTGTCCTGCGCGGCCGCCGTCGCCCTCGGCAGGCGCGACCGCACCGGCACGGCGAAAGGGCAGTAG
- a CDS encoding D-arabinono-1,4-lactone oxidase has protein sequence MRTDGRDGTATGGGAGAGAGGAGGAAGGGAGRPAPGAPTNWAGNLAFSAARVHRPGSLDELRAVVAGSRRAKALGSGHSFSDIADTDGDLIDVRALPPEIDVDTAAGTVRVAAGVRYAELAAELHRHGLALPNTASLPHISVAGSVATGTHGSGDANGGLGTSVRALDLVTAGGDTLTFDRATDPDRLEGAVVGLGALGVVTHLTLDTVPGFAVRQRVRTGLALGDAVEHFDAVMGAAYSVSMFTDWRAPRFGQVWLKQLDGAADPDLPWTVPAAGPVHPVPGMDPVHCTPQDGVPGPWHERLPHFRPGFVPSSGEELQSEYLLPREHAGDALRALAEVADRIAPVLQVCEVRTVAADRLWLSPAYGRATVALHFTWVKDTAAVLPVLGELEAALAGLGVRPHWGKLFTLDPAQVRAAYPRTADFLALVAETDPAGVFRNAYLRRVLGE, from the coding sequence ACGGACGCGACGGGACGGCTACGGGCGGCGGAGCGGGCGCCGGCGCGGGCGGCGCCGGTGGTGCCGCGGGCGGCGGCGCGGGCCGCCCCGCGCCCGGCGCGCCCACCAACTGGGCGGGCAACCTCGCCTTCTCCGCGGCCCGCGTGCACCGCCCCGGCAGCCTGGACGAACTGCGCGCCGTCGTCGCCGGCAGCCGCCGCGCCAAGGCCCTCGGCAGCGGCCACTCGTTCAGCGACATCGCCGACACCGACGGCGACCTGATCGACGTCCGCGCGCTGCCGCCCGAGATCGACGTCGACACCGCCGCGGGCACGGTACGGGTGGCCGCCGGGGTCCGCTACGCCGAACTCGCCGCCGAACTCCACCGGCACGGCCTCGCCCTGCCCAACACCGCCTCGCTGCCGCACATCTCGGTGGCCGGCTCGGTCGCCACCGGCACCCACGGCTCCGGCGACGCCAACGGCGGCCTGGGCACCTCGGTCCGCGCCCTGGACCTGGTCACCGCCGGCGGCGACACCCTCACCTTCGACCGCGCGACCGACCCCGACCGGCTGGAGGGCGCGGTGGTGGGCCTGGGCGCCCTCGGCGTCGTCACCCACCTCACCCTGGACACGGTGCCCGGCTTCGCGGTCCGCCAGCGGGTCCGCACCGGCCTCGCGCTCGGCGACGCCGTGGAGCACTTCGACGCGGTCATGGGCGCCGCCTACAGCGTCAGCATGTTCACCGACTGGCGCGCGCCGCGGTTCGGCCAGGTGTGGCTGAAGCAGCTCGACGGCGCGGCCGACCCCGACCTGCCGTGGACCGTGCCCGCCGCGGGTCCGGTGCACCCGGTGCCCGGCATGGACCCGGTGCACTGCACCCCGCAGGACGGCGTGCCCGGCCCCTGGCACGAGCGGCTGCCGCACTTCCGGCCCGGCTTCGTGCCCAGCAGCGGCGAGGAACTGCAGTCGGAGTACCTGCTGCCGCGCGAGCACGCCGGCGACGCGCTGCGCGCGCTGGCCGAGGTGGCCGACCGGATCGCCCCGGTGCTCCAGGTCTGCGAGGTGCGGACGGTCGCCGCCGACCGGCTGTGGCTCAGCCCCGCGTACGGCAGGGCCACCGTCGCGCTGCACTTCACCTGGGTCAAGGACACCGCGGCCGTGCTGCCGGTGCTCGGCGAGCTGGAGGCCGCGCTGGCCGGGCTCGGCGTCCGGCCGCACTGGGGCAAGCTCTTCACCCTCGACCCGGCGCAGGTGCGCGCCGCCTACCCGCGCACCGCCGACTTCCTGGCGCTCGTCGCCGAGACCGACCCGGCGGGCGTCTTCCGCAACGCCTACCTGCGGCGCGTCCTGGGGGAGTGA